gatttatcatatgtaagttgtaccatgtaatgtctaaaataatggaaatgatATGTCTCCCCCGccataaatttactatttgtaccctcagaaacaaccccaaatgcgtgaaacattttttggaacgatttttacCTGGAGCtccatttctaaataattaccatcttggttaagttaggttagatttcattgatttatcatatgtaagttgtaccatgtaatgtctaaaataatggaaataatatgtctcccccgccataaatttactatttgtaccctcagaaacaaccccaaatgcgtgaaacattttttggaacgatttttacCTGGAGCtccatttctaaataattaccatcttggttaagttaggttagatttcattgatttatcatatgtaagttgtaccatgtaatgtctaaaataatggaaataatatgtctcccccgccataaatttactatttgtaccctcagaaacaaccccaaatgcgtgaaacattttttggaacgatttttacCTGGAGCtccatttctaaataattaccatcttggttaagttaggttagatttcattgatttatcatatgtaagttgtaccatgtaatgtctaaaataatggaaataatatgtctcccccgccttaaatttactatttgtaccctcagaaacaaccccaaatgcgtgaaacattttttggaacgatttttacCTGGAGCtccatttctaaataattaccatcttggttaagttaggttagatttcattgatttatcatatgtaagttgtaccatgtaatgtctaaaataatggaaatgatATGTCTCCCCCGccataaatttactatttgtaccctcagaaacaaccccaaatgcgtgaaacattttttggaacgatttttacCTGGAGCtccatttctaaataattaccatcttggttaagttaggttagatttcattgatttatcatatgtaagttgtaccatgtaatgtctaaaataatggaaataatatgtctcccccgccataaatttactatttgtaccctcagaaacaaccccaaatgcgtgaaacattttttggaacgatttttacCTGGAGCtccatttctaaataattaccatcttggttaagttaggttagatttcattgatttatcatatgtaagttgtaccatgtaatgtctaaaataatggaaataatatgtctcccccgccataaatttactatttgtaccctcagaaacaaccccaaatgcgtgaaacattttttggaacgatttttacCTGGAGCtccatttctaaataattaccatcttggttatgttaggttagatttcattgatttatcatatgtaagttgtaccatgtaatgtctaaaataatggaaataatatgtctcccccgccttaaatttactatttgtaccctcagaaacaaccccaaatgcgtgaaacattttttggaacgatttttacCTGGAGCtccatttctaaataattaccatcttggttaagttaggttagatttcattgatttatcatatgtaagttgtaccatgtaatgtctaaaataatggaaatgatATGTCTCCCCCGccataaatttactatttgtaccctcagaaacaaccccaaatgcgtgaaacattttttggaacgatttttacCTGGAGCtccatttctaaataattaccatcttggttaagttaggttagatttcattgatttatcatatgtaagttgtaccatgtaatgtctaaaataatggaaataatatgtctcccccgccataaatttactatttgtaccatcagaaacaaccccaaatgcgtgaaacattttttggaacgatttttacCTGGAGCtccatttctaaataattaccatcttggttaagttaggttagatttcattgatttatcatatgtaagttgtaccatgtaatgtctaaaataatggaaataatatgtctcccccgccataaatttactatttgtaccctcagaaacaaccccaaatgcgtgaaacattttttggaacgatttttacCTGGAGCtccatttctaaataattaccatcttggttaagttaggttagatttcattgatttatcatatgtaagttgtaccatgtaatgtctaaaataatggaaataatatgtctcccccgccttaaatttactatttgtaccctcagaaacaaccccaaatgcgtgaaacattttttggaacgatttttacCTGGAGCtccatttctaaataattaccatcttggttaagttaggttagatttcattgatttatcatatgtaagttgtaccatgtaatgtctaaaataatggaaataatatgtctcccccgccataaatttactatttgtaccctcagaaacaaccccaaatgcgtgaaacattttttggaacgatttttacCTGGAGCtccatttctaaataattaccatcttggttaagttaggttagatttcattgatttatcatatgtaagttgtaccatgtaatgtctaaaataatggaaatgatATGTCTCCCCCgccttaaatttactatttgtaccctcAGAAACAACCTCAAATgcgtgaaacattttttggaacgatttttacCTGGAGCtccatttctaaataattaccatcttggttaagttaggttagatttcattgatttatcatatgtaagttgtaccatgtaatgtctaaaataatggaaataatatgtctcccccgccataaatttactatttgtaccctcagaaacaaccccaaatgcgtgaaacattttttggaacgatttttacCTGGAGCtccatttctaaataattaccatcttggttaagttaggttagatttcattgatttatcatatgtaagttgtaccatgtaatgtctaaaataatggaaataatatgtctcccccgccataaatttactatttgtaccctcagaaacaaccccaaatgcgtgaaacattttttggaacgatttttacCTGGAGCtccatttctaaataattaccatcttggttaagttaggttagatttcattgatttatcatatgtaagttgtaccatgtaatgtctaaaataatggaaataatatgtctcccccgccataaatttactatttgtaccctcagaaacaaccccaaatgcgtgaaacattttttggaacgatttttacCTGGAGCtccatttctaaataattaccatcttggttaagttaggttagatttcattgatttatcatatgtaagttgtaccatgtaatgtctaaaataatggaaataatatgtctcccccgccataaatttactatttgtaccctcagaaacaaccccaaatgcgtgaaacattttttggaacgatttttacCTGGAGCtccatttctaaataattaccatcttggttaagttaggttagatttcattgatttatcatatgtaagttgtaccatgtaatgtctaaaataatggaaataatatgtctcccccgccataaatttactatttgtaccctcagaaacaaccccaaatgcgtgaaacattttttggaacgatttttacCTGGAGCtccatttctaaataattaccatcttggttaagttaggttagatttcattgatttatcatatgtaagttgtaccatgtaatgtctaaaataatggaaataatatgtctcccccgccataaatttactatttgtaccctcagaaacaaccccaaatgcgtgaaacattttttggaacgatttttacCTGGAGCtccatttctaaataattaccatcttggttaagttaggttagatttcattgatttatcatatgtaagttgtaccatgtaatgtctaaaataatggaaataatatgtctcccccgccataaatttactatttgtaccatcagaaacaaccccaaatgcgtgaaacattttttggaacgatttttacCTGGAGCtccatttctaaataattaccatcttggttaagttaggttagatttcattgatttatcatatgtaagttgtaccatgtaatgtctaaaataatggaaatgatATGTCTCCCCCGccataaatttactatttgtaccctcagaaacaaccccaaatgcgtgaaacattttttggaacgatttttacCTGGAGCtccatttctaaataattaccatcttggttaagttaggttagatttcattgatttatcatatgtaagttgtaccatgtaatgtctaaaataatggaaatgatATGTCTCCCCCgccttaaatttactatttgtaccctcagaaacaaccccaaatgcgtgaaacattttttggaacgatttttacCTGGAGCtccatttctaaataattaccatcttggttaagttaggttagatttcattgatttatcatatgtaagttgtaccatgtaatgtctaaaataatggaaatgatATGTCTCCCCCgccttaaatttactatttgtaccctcagaaacaaccccaaatgcgtgaaacattttttggaacgatttttacCTGGAGCtccatttctaaataattaccatcttggttaagttaggttaggtttcattgatttatcatatgtaagttgtaccatgtaatgtctaaaataatggaaatgatATGTCTCCCCCgccttaaatttactatttgtaccctcagaaacaacctcaaattcgtaaaaattttttttttggatttcaaTCAAAGGTGTAATCttgtttgattatttagaaaaggCTTActccatcaaattattgtttccTTGAAGAATGGCCCTCGTATACATCTGATTCAAATATCgattttaattaacaatttggaatagtttctgtaaaaaagtAAATAGTACGCCGATGCGTATATCGATTGTAGATAATTTGGTGCAAACAAGCACGATTTAATGTTTAGAACTGGTTTAAATCATTTAGCTGTTTATGTACTTTTTTGGTGTTGAATATCTACTCTGTTTTTATACCCGTCGCGGTATGCAACAGTAAAATCAAcgaaaaatttctattatattcaatagtaactttttttaatcgattttctgaaatacaaacaaaaaaaaatcgaaagtaacatttttttattttatattgtgatAAGTCAGTATCTGTTTCATTCTACATTTTTTACttgtaagaaaatttgtatGTGAAAATGATCAAACGGATcgaaaagaatattaaaaactgTATACGAGGTCATTAAATCGTAAGTTCCTACTCTGGTCAAATTGCTGTTGAATGATACAAATCAtcatagttgaaaaaaaaaacgcaaaCAAATTTGGTTTTgcgtgattttttttcttattgatgATGATAAAAACAGTGATCAAATAATAGTGTTCGATATCATAGAGAAACAGTTAAAAATCCTACGCAAAAAAAGCTAATAACCGCAGTGATTGAAGCCGATGAcactagaaacaaaaaaaatccttCTTTCAATTCAGAAAGTTTagcattaataaaaaattgttttaaatgaaacatattCCAacgtattttaattattttatatgaattagaTATTAAGGGAGAAAaccacaacctaacctaaccaccgGGAAAAATAATACGTTTAAATaggtttcactatgactttgtatattgtcatttttgtgtttaggttaattgtttttctgaacacAGCGATGAGTTCATGATTTGTGTAGCTTTTTTCCATTACTCCATTCCATTTCCATtaattctaatataaaaaaagtcacACTAACAGAAATATGGCGTCTGACAGACAAGGATATACTGACTCGAGTTTTTATTGTTCTAAATTCCATTAGAAATTCGGAAGTAGGGAATAAGGAAGCTTTTCCATCATTTAaggattttttaacaaatgatttatacaaattttcgCGCCTAATAGTCTGCCAGACTCTTTCGGAcattgaaaatagcaatttacctatatttgacatttttatttccaGCTACTGAAGTACGTTGCCAAGAAAAAACAAAAGGTGGCCTTCGCTATGAAGTGATTCTGGCAGAACCAGACGTTAAAGTGCCACCACCAAAGTTATCTCTCTCGCCGAAAGGTAGCATGTCCGTCCAGGATATCGAGGATAAGTTGAAGGCTGCTGAAGAACGTAGGCAGGTTAGTTATATGATGATCTCTTGGAAAATGGGTAAATAAATCAAgatatgttttaaatatttgattttagcAATTGGAATCTAATAAAATGGCTGCTTGGTCctcaaaaatcatgaaaattgaagAGGCCAGTCGCAAAAAGAACGAAAAGACTTCTCAATTCATATCTGCTACTCGTGACGCTTTAGAACAAAAAATGGGCAATTACGAAGAAAAAAGAGAAGCGTATATTACCGATTTAAGGTCTAAATTGAAGGTAACGATTCACAATTTCATCTATGTTAGTcccaaattttttatgattagaTTATAGGAGGAAATATGTGCTTGTGGAAACTTTCCCAAATGCCTTgtacttttaaatatattttgctaCACTATTTACCATTCCGGCAGCAAGATCTCCATGGAATTCATTATCTTTCTGTCTATTACTTGTTCGGTTGTCAAGAAAAACCAGCGAAGGTGGCAGAGACTTCTATAGACACCATCACAAGCGACAGATCTCATCAGAAACCTTTTCCCAGAATATAAACTTCACCTTTTGTTCCCTTTCTTGCCAGTTGATTTACCAAATCATTTCCGTGCAACTCAAGATAACTTGATACAACCAACACGGAGTCAACCTTTTGTATTCCTTCTTGAAATACTAATAGGGACAAGTCCATTTGTAGAACTAGTTTGACTAATGAATCATATACATCAATTGGTATCGTCTTCGGTTTTCTAGCTTTCGATGTAGAACCTCTTACAGGAAAATCCATTGTTTGATTAGTTCATTGATTTGTCTTAAATTCGGGTTTGAGCTCCTCAAATTCGTTCAGAATGCGAAGATATCTAGTGTAGTTGCCAGTTTTTAGTTCCCCGTCACCAACTTTTTTTCAGCCCTCATGTATTTGTTCTTATTTGTTGCCCGATGTTTAGATATAGTTTCTTCCAAATGGGTGATACAATTTGTTAAACATAAAATTCTGTTTTAAATAGAAGCCAAAAAGTTTCAAAGGTGTACCCCAGGAAAAGCACCGTTCCTTGGTGCCATTCATCGGTTCGGATCTTCGAGGAGCCATTCAAAGTCAGACGATTCAACACCAAATGATTCTTGGGTTAGAATGGATGGAGGTCTTGCTCGACACCACAAGATGTTGCATTCATTTTGGTACGAAGAAGAAGATGATTTCCGACAATTGGACTATACAACTTACTATTTTTTGCATTTGTACACATATGAATTTTTAGTCCTAACGATTTTAGAGCAAAAAACTTGGCTGGACTGGTCTAGTATGTATGTGAAAGctccaaaaaatttatttttgatcgaatttatgcaaaaactatttttatttccattttgcGGTTGTTGAACTGCAATATTCCATAATCAGTAAACTGAGaagcttttttatttttttttttatatttactcaACTCGATTACCTTATCTATAGTGTAGGTACATGATCTttacttaattattttgtttatgaggCAAGAGATAAGTTGTACCACACGatatatcatttaatttttgatgttataTACAAAATGTTTACTAAAATGATAATAACATCCAGAATATTAGATGCTGAGCTCTATACTGACCCCCCTAGCTGATTGTAAACGTACTTAAGCAATTTGTGATACTTCTCCAACAAATAATcttcaatttataaaactttGCCGACCTTATAACCTTAAATTCCCCGGCAGGTGACTCGGACTCACTCATACGacgtttaaaaattgataaaaaaaagctggaaacaccttatgattaaatttattaaaaaaataataaattggcaACAACCCCGTATCCAAAAGAGCAGAACTGGTATTCGAAACTCCCAACCTGGCAgctttagaaaataaaatgaggaaggaaAATGGAAATTACAGAAGATGGAACGAGTAGGTAGagcagatttgaataaaaaggagcttatgctctaatatataataaaaaacttatttatatataaccaaacaggaatctgCTCTATTCTATTCGTACTattccccaaataaatagacACAAATCAACACAACTTTGATTtgaagtgtagataggtagaggaagaaTTCGATGTCGCGGTAGGTGGATTGatcttgaaattcatttttgattacCAGATAGAAAATGTGTTTGATTCTCAGCGTCTTACCAGGTTTTGCTCTTCAAGTTTTTCTAATCGACTAAACTTTTTCCGGAAGACGGTTGCTGGAGCAATTTCTAATCCTCTTTTCTAACTTTTATACTTCTAGAACAGTCTCTGAGTCAGCTCATCCATTTGCTAGTGCTATGATAGTTACCTTTCTATTGTTctatttctatgtttttttttaatattaaaatataaataattgcaGGATCATATCGAAAGCGTTGAAAAAACCAGATTGTCTCTTGAACAACAAACGGAAGAAGTTAGAATAGCTATCGAAGATAAACTGAAAACTGCTTCTCAACAACGCGACGACAACATTAAGAAGATGCTGGACCGTCTAAAAGAACATGTAAGTGATGTTtgcgttaattttatttttagtatctatcactttcaaaaaaattttgctaTTTAGTTTTCTCTCTAacctataaatatataattcgtTCAGAGTACAATACCTGCAATTGGTTAGTCCCACAAGGATGAGCCTTCTCAAAACTTGATGTCATGGTGAAGAAGAACTCCATTGGCCCATTTTTCAGATACACTTTCGATTGTGTTTTTACCCCTTGCGAGTTCTTCCCTCGAACTACGACAATCCCTTTAAACATAAGGGGTTGTTTCTATCATTCCTTTAGAACTGGATTCGTCCTTCCCTCGAACTCTGATAGTCCCACAAACTggatttattgattttcaatgTATCTTGTAAACCCCTTTGGTAGCAGTGAACTCTAAACGTTGACTGCACAATTGAAAGAATCTTAGGGAGTTTCGTTTGCTCTGCTGTGGTCTTCTCAATAGAAAAGGACTTGCAGACATCAGACAAACATAATTGCATACATAGTTTGTACCCCTTGCATGGTCTTCCCTCGAACGTTTTATGTATTGGTCTTTCATTTGAGCCCTTGGATGTCTATGATTGGTTAGTCTGGCCCAAGTTATTCCTGCTGGCTTCTTTATATCACGGTCCCATCTCAAGTTAGGTCTTTTGATGTCTCGTGTGTACTATGTTGTAATTTTTACGGTATATCTATTATCAGTCCTGCCCGATGCCATTTAAGGGATTTGATACTGTGGATTTCTACTACTTGGGGTTTTTGCCTTGTCCATTCAGTAAATTCAGTGTTTAGTGACCAAGTCTCGCCCCCTACACTTCATACCAAATTTATTCTTCGATTAATTTCTGGTAATAGTGATCAGTATATGTGTATTAGTTATCCCAAGTATTGTTCTACAGTTTCCAGTGTAGCATTATTTATTAGGATGTCATGTCCATCTACCAACTCTCTATTGCTGGGTGTGTTGAGTTCTTCGGAGTTATTGGACGAATCTTAGATAGTTAATATATTCATCATCTCTTCTCGGACCTTAGTTGTCCCATTCTAATTTACGGTATATTTCTTCCAATGCTGCTGTGAAGAGTTACGGAGATATTGGGTCTTCTTACCCATTCCTATACTGGTCGGGAACTTAGGAGTTTAATCATGTATCATAAATCGCTTTAGCGATTAGTTATGGCTTCTATAATTGTTTTGGGATGTATCGAATCGAAGGCCTTCTCGAAATCGATGAAAACCATGTTTAGTGGTttgataaaatatgatatacaACCAAGATGGTATCTTATTGAGTATACGGAATGGTCATTAAACCCATGATCGCATAGGTATTGCTTGTTTGAGACACACTAGAAACTCATTAGTATTGAGAAGGAtgtttctttttcctttttttttttttttttaataatctttcCATTTATAGGTTACGTCCTCTTAAGGTAGATAAATTAGTTTAGTACGCTCAGAACAAAAGTGATCTAAttcgaaatttataaaaatcaagaaacatacaaaaaattaatattccacCGTCTAAGTCAATATCAGAAAGTCTAAGAGTCAAAGTCAAGATAACGATTCTCGTTGGTTTTCAATTgtgacgtcataggtttaataaaaacattgagcagttgtctgcttgatgatcacgtggttatcgttgccggcaacgtagcgtgtgttgttataatacagtttttatttattattgaaaaatatttgacatgTTTTATTCGAGATTTTTACTGTATTTTGACGCATTTGTTCTAAAGTGGAATATTTAGAAcgtttaaaaaaagtttaaacaccaaaaaaattattttttccaaatattctaaaaaaatgaGCCTTTAACATTAATTCGACAGTTGACAATTTAAACAGCTGTTATTAAgtgttatttaaatattgagatatatattctgaaaaataatgaattttttaaaaattatttcgatgAAGCATAATTTTGACAGTTgagtcattaaaaaaatttggcaGGTTTCA
The window above is part of the Diorhabda sublineata isolate icDioSubl1.1 chromosome 3, icDioSubl1.1, whole genome shotgun sequence genome. Proteins encoded here:
- the LOC130442183 gene encoding myosin-9 isoform X3 yields the protein MDATEVRCQEKTKGGLRYEVILAEPDVKVPPPKLSLSPKGSMSVQDIEDKLKAAEERRQQLESNKMAAWSSKIMKIEEASRKKNEKTSQFISATRDALEQKMGNYEEKREAYITDLRSKLKDHIESVEKTRLSLEQQTEEVRIAIEDKLKTASQQRDDNIKKMLDRLKEHEEQISKVREQNNIKLQQLDVAIQEKLIQAQTRKEQLEQEQKEKLRSYEKRAETVRQNKANLIAEGKLIPSSG
- the LOC130442183 gene encoding myosin-9 isoform X1 — its product is MLLGLVRESVMQCFCHTCRAPLPAAVHRSQMPITKVKTKSKSFIQDQPKRVQFITTEVRCQEKTKGGLRYEVILAEPDVKVPPPKLSLSPKGSMSVQDIEDKLKAAEERRQQLESNKMAAWSSKIMKIEEASRKKNEKTSQFISATRDALEQKMGNYEEKREAYITDLRSKLKDHIESVEKTRLSLEQQTEEVRIAIEDKLKTASQQRDDNIKKMLDRLKEHEEQISKVREQNNIKLQQLDVAIQEKLIQAQTRKEQLEQEQKEKLRSYEKRAETVRQNKANLIAEGKLIPSSG
- the LOC130442183 gene encoding myosin-9 isoform X2, with the protein product MLLGLVRESVMQCFCHTCRAPLPAAVHRSQMPITKVKTKSKSFIQDQPKRVQFITTEVRCQEKTKGGLRYEVILAEPDVKVPPPKLSLSPKGSMSVQDIEDKLKAAEERRQQLESNKMAAWSSKIMKIEEASRKKNEKTSQFISATRDALEQKMGNYEEKREAYITDLRSKLKDHIESVEKTRLSLEQQTEEVRIAIEDKLKTASQQRDDNIKKMLDRLKEHEKRAETVRQNKANLIAEGKLIPSSG